The following coding sequences are from one Gemmatimonadota bacterium window:
- the acs gene encoding acetate--CoA ligase, whose translation MTSQLSTLLDEQRRFPPSAAFAAAANAGLNLYAAADQDQEAFWADQARALEWMAPWTRVLDWQPPHAQWFVGGKLNVSANCLDRHVSGGRRNKAAIIWEGEPGDRRVLTYWDLAREVNRAANALKSLGLKKGDRVAIYLPMIPEAAIAMLACTRIGAVHSVIFGGFSAESLRDRINDAEAVAVITSDGGYRRGQIVPLKRFTDQALAECPSIKHQIVVQRLAGTAFQEAGATMKPGRDLWWHDLVREASAKCPPEPMDAEDLLFILYTSGTTGKPKGIVHTTGGYLTQVAATCRWVFDLKEDDVFWCTADIGWVTGHSYVVYGPLANGATVMMYEGAPDWPGRDRLWEIIARYGVTIFYTAPTAIRAFMKWGTDHPKRHDLATLRLLGSVGEPINPEAWIWYHEQIGQRRCPIVDTWWQTETGAIMIAPLPGVTTTKPGSATRALPGISAKLLDSHGAIIVKGGGFLVLTKPWPSMLRTLYKDDARYQETYWSRFPGKYFAGDGAKLDDDGYWWVLGRVDDVLNVAGHRIGTMEVESALVDHPMVAEAAVVGKAHELKGQALAAFVILKDGYLPTAELKDDLKDHVAKKIGAIAKPDDIFFVADVPKTRSGKIMRRLLKDVAEGRTLGDTTTLADPNVVARLKEQYESEEG comes from the coding sequence ATGACCTCGCAACTTTCGACTCTGCTCGACGAGCAACGCCGGTTTCCGCCCTCCGCCGCCTTCGCCGCGGCGGCCAATGCCGGCCTCAACCTCTATGCCGCCGCAGACCAGGACCAAGAAGCCTTCTGGGCCGACCAGGCCCGGGCCCTCGAATGGATGGCTCCCTGGACTCGGGTCCTGGATTGGCAACCACCCCACGCCCAGTGGTTCGTCGGGGGCAAGCTCAATGTGTCGGCCAACTGCCTCGACCGGCACGTCAGTGGCGGGAGGCGGAACAAGGCCGCCATCATTTGGGAGGGTGAACCGGGCGACCGCCGGGTCCTGACCTATTGGGACTTGGCCCGCGAGGTCAATCGGGCCGCCAATGCCCTCAAATCACTCGGTCTCAAAAAGGGCGACCGGGTCGCCATCTATCTGCCGATGATTCCGGAGGCGGCCATCGCCATGCTGGCCTGTACCCGGATCGGGGCGGTCCATTCGGTCATCTTCGGCGGCTTTTCCGCCGAATCGCTCCGCGACCGGATCAACGACGCCGAGGCGGTGGCCGTCATCACCTCCGACGGCGGCTACCGCCGGGGGCAAATCGTCCCGCTCAAGCGGTTTACCGACCAAGCCCTGGCCGAATGTCCCTCGATCAAGCACCAGATCGTCGTCCAACGGCTGGCCGGCACCGCCTTCCAAGAGGCCGGCGCCACGATGAAACCCGGCCGCGACCTCTGGTGGCACGATCTCGTCCGCGAGGCCAGCGCCAAGTGCCCGCCTGAGCCGATGGACGCCGAGGACCTGCTGTTCATCCTCTACACGTCGGGCACGACCGGCAAACCGAAAGGGATCGTTCACACCACGGGCGGGTACCTGACCCAGGTGGCCGCCACCTGCCGGTGGGTGTTCGACCTCAAGGAGGATGACGTGTTCTGGTGCACCGCCGACATCGGCTGGGTCACCGGACATTCCTACGTGGTCTACGGTCCCCTGGCAAACGGCGCCACGGTCATGATGTACGAAGGGGCCCCCGATTGGCCGGGCCGGGACCGGCTCTGGGAGATAATCGCCCGCTACGGCGTGACCATCTTCTACACCGCCCCGACCGCCATTCGGGCCTTCATGAAATGGGGCACCGACCACCCCAAGCGCCACGACCTGGCAACCCTCCGGCTCTTAGGATCGGTCGGCGAACCGATCAATCCGGAAGCGTGGATCTGGTACCACGAACAGATCGGGCAACGCCGGTGCCCCATCGTCGACACCTGGTGGCAGACCGAAACCGGCGCCATCATGATCGCCCCGCTGCCGGGGGTGACCACCACCAAACCGGGGTCGGCCACCAGAGCGTTACCCGGCATCTCGGCCAAGCTGCTGGACTCCCATGGTGCGATCATCGTCAAAGGGGGAGGATTCTTGGTCCTGACCAAGCCCTGGCCCTCGATGCTCAGGACCCTCTACAAGGACGACGCCCGCTACCAAGAAACCTACTGGAGCCGGTTTCCCGGAAAATATTTCGCCGGCGACGGGGCCAAGCTTGATGACGACGGCTACTGGTGGGTCCTCGGCCGCGTCGACGACGTCCTGAACGTGGCGGGGCATCGGATTGGAACCATGGAGGTCGAGAGCGCGTTAGTAGACCACCCGATGGTGGCGGAAGCGGCGGTGGTGGGTAAGGCCCACGAATTGAAGGGCCAGGCGCTGGCGGCCTTCGTCATCCTCAAGGACGGCTACCTGCCCACCGCGGAGCTCAAGGACGATCTCAAGGACCACGTGGCCAAGAAGATCGGGGCCATCGCCAAGCCGGACGACATTTTCTTCGTCGCCGATGTCCCAAAGACTCGAAGCGGCAAGATCATGCGCCGCCTGCTCAAGGACGTTGCGGAAGGCCGAACCTTGGGTGACACCACGACACTGGCCGACCCGAACGTGGTGGCCCGGTTGAAAGAACAATACGAGAGTGAGGAAGGATGA
- a CDS encoding ABC transporter ATP-binding protein, with translation MPLSEQPPLLGLDQVSRRFGNRTVVDQVTLSVKPGEFHLLVGPNGSGKSTIARLGVGLLRPHRGTARVAGADPRSSENARRLIGYLGHESQLYADLTPVENLQFAARLHGLAQVDATVAAMLDRLEVAAERTIAVRRLSRGYVQRVAICRSLIHRPSLLVWDEPLTGLDQSSLDRVVGLVESVLAEGVAVVLVSHDLPELWRLAGRVHVVEQGTIRFSATTATPLAEFRRQYAEPAR, from the coding sequence ATGCCGCTTTCCGAGCAACCTCCTCTTCTTGGTCTTGACCAAGTCTCTCGCCGATTCGGCAATCGAACCGTCGTTGACCAGGTGACCCTGTCGGTCAAGCCCGGGGAATTCCACCTCCTGGTTGGGCCGAACGGTTCCGGAAAATCCACCATCGCCCGGCTCGGTGTCGGTCTGCTGCGGCCGCATCGGGGCACGGCCCGGGTGGCGGGCGCCGATCCGCGGTCGTCCGAAAATGCCCGGCGCCTGATCGGGTACTTGGGCCACGAATCGCAGCTCTACGCGGATCTGACCCCGGTCGAAAACCTCCAGTTTGCGGCTCGGCTCCACGGACTGGCCCAGGTCGATGCGACCGTGGCCGCCATGCTCGACCGCCTCGAGGTGGCCGCTGAGCGGACGATCGCGGTGCGGCGGCTAAGCCGAGGCTATGTCCAGCGAGTCGCGATCTGCCGGTCGCTGATCCACCGGCCCAGTCTCCTGGTCTGGGACGAACCGCTCACTGGGTTGGACCAATCCAGCCTCGATCGGGTGGTTGGCTTGGTGGAGTCAGTGCTGGCGGAGGGCGTGGCCGTCGTGCTGGTGTCGCATGACTTGCCCGAGTTGTGGCGGCTGGCCGGCCGGGTCCACGTCGTCGAGCAAGGCACCATCCGGTTTTCGGCCACGACCGCCACACCGCTGGCCGAGTTCCGCCGCCAGTATGCGGAGCCCGCGCGGTGA
- the msrA gene encoding peptide-methionine (S)-S-oxide reductase produces MKETATLAGGCFWCVEAVFQRLKGVDRVASGYLGGSVKNPTYEQVCSGRSGHAEAIQITFDPAQITYRQLLEIFFTFHDPTTLNRQGADSGTQYRSAIFPHTDAQRATAKAVIQELTDAKIFLDPIVTTIEPAGPFYPAEPSHQDYYRRNPDQPYCAFNISPKLGKLRQQYGELLRS; encoded by the coding sequence ATGAAAGAGACCGCGACCCTGGCCGGCGGATGCTTCTGGTGCGTGGAAGCCGTGTTCCAGCGTTTGAAGGGCGTCGACCGCGTCGCGTCCGGCTACCTCGGCGGGTCGGTCAAGAACCCGACCTACGAGCAGGTCTGCTCCGGCCGCTCCGGTCACGCCGAGGCGATTCAGATCACCTTTGATCCGGCCCAGATCACCTACCGGCAGCTTCTCGAGATATTCTTCACCTTCCACGACCCAACGACCTTGAACCGCCAAGGCGCCGACAGCGGCACCCAGTACCGCTCCGCCATCTTCCCGCACACCGACGCCCAGCGCGCCACCGCCAAAGCCGTCATCCAAGAATTAACGGACGCCAAGATCTTCCTCGACCCGATCGTCACCACCATCGAACCCGCCGGCCCCTTCTACCCCGCCGAGCCATCTCACCAAGACTACTACCGCCGAAACCCAGACCAACCCTACTGCGCTTTCAACATCAGCCCCAAACTCGGGAAACTCCGGCAACAATACGGGGAACTCTTGAGGAGCTAG
- the trkD gene encoding potassium transporter Kup (Responsible for the low-affinity transport of potassium into the cell; involved in potassium ion uptake under hyper-osmotic stress at a low pH) has protein sequence MSEGRGEPTGKALIGLTFGALGVVYGDIGTSPLYALRECFAPEHGLAPTPENVIGVLSLILWSLMFVVTYKYVTVMLKADNRGEGGILALLALVRAGGGSDRLRRRLVMLALFGAALLYGDGVITPPVSVLGALEGVKVAAPAFQPLIVPVAVVILLGLFVMQRFGTGRVGKAFAPIMVVWFTAIALFGVMAIVRNPIVLTAINPWYAVDFFIRDGVVGFLILGAVVLVLTGGEALYADMGHFGRRPIRLAWLGMVLPALMLNYFGQGALLLSRPEAASNPFYELVPRFFLYPMIVIATLAAITASQALISGCFSLTRQAVQLGYSPRVTVVHTSHHTAGQIYVPEVNWALMVMCLLCVVGFQSSANLTAAYGIAVTGTMAITTILFAHVAYYRWQWPAWRVAATTGLFLIVDLAFFGANMVKFAHGGWFPLVLGAVAFGLMATWKAGREIVSAVTRSPMTMEEFVASIARGDVHRVPGTGVFMNSDPTDVPPMMLHHLKHHGALKERVIFLSLLVENVPTIDEAKRLIHADLTGGFHRLVARYGFMESPDVPALLPQLARFGIVVGPMQVSYFLGRETLLPTGSGKLAGWRKRLFILMTRNAQSASGFFNLPPNRVVEMGAQVQI, from the coding sequence ATGAGCGAAGGGCGGGGGGAGCCGACCGGGAAGGCGCTGATTGGGTTGACATTCGGGGCGTTGGGGGTGGTCTACGGCGATATCGGGACCTCGCCGTTGTATGCATTACGGGAGTGTTTTGCCCCGGAGCATGGACTGGCTCCCACACCCGAGAATGTGATTGGGGTTCTCTCGTTGATCCTTTGGTCGCTGATGTTTGTCGTGACCTACAAGTACGTCACGGTCATGCTCAAGGCCGACAACCGGGGCGAGGGAGGGATCCTGGCCCTGTTGGCGCTGGTGCGGGCCGGCGGGGGTAGCGACCGGTTGCGGCGCCGGTTGGTCATGCTGGCGCTGTTTGGGGCGGCCCTGCTGTACGGGGATGGGGTCATTACTCCGCCGGTGTCGGTGCTCGGCGCGCTCGAAGGGGTCAAGGTGGCGGCGCCTGCGTTTCAGCCGTTAATCGTGCCGGTGGCCGTGGTCATTCTACTGGGGTTGTTCGTGATGCAGCGGTTTGGAACCGGCCGGGTCGGGAAGGCTTTTGCGCCGATCATGGTGGTGTGGTTCACCGCGATCGCCCTCTTTGGGGTCATGGCGATTGTTCGCAATCCGATCGTGCTCACGGCGATCAATCCCTGGTACGCTGTCGATTTTTTCATTCGCGACGGCGTGGTCGGGTTCTTGATCCTCGGAGCGGTGGTCCTGGTCTTGACCGGTGGCGAGGCTTTATACGCCGACATGGGCCACTTCGGCCGTCGGCCGATTCGCTTGGCCTGGCTCGGCATGGTGCTCCCAGCCCTGATGCTCAACTACTTCGGCCAAGGCGCCTTGCTCTTGAGCCGCCCCGAGGCGGCGAGCAACCCGTTCTATGAGTTGGTCCCCCGGTTTTTCCTGTATCCGATGATCGTGATTGCTACGCTGGCGGCGATTACCGCGTCGCAGGCTCTGATCTCCGGCTGCTTTTCGCTGACCCGCCAGGCCGTGCAACTCGGTTACAGTCCGAGGGTCACGGTGGTGCATACGTCGCACCACACCGCCGGACAGATCTACGTTCCGGAGGTCAACTGGGCGCTCATGGTGATGTGTTTGCTGTGCGTCGTCGGGTTCCAGAGTTCGGCCAACCTGACCGCAGCCTACGGCATCGCCGTGACCGGGACTATGGCCATCACGACGATCCTGTTCGCCCATGTGGCGTACTACCGGTGGCAGTGGCCGGCCTGGCGGGTGGCGGCGACGACCGGGCTGTTCCTGATCGTCGACCTAGCGTTCTTTGGGGCGAACATGGTCAAGTTCGCCCATGGTGGCTGGTTCCCGTTGGTGCTCGGTGCCGTAGCCTTCGGGCTGATGGCCACGTGGAAGGCAGGCCGGGAAATCGTCTCGGCGGTGACGCGAAGCCCGATGACGATGGAGGAATTCGTCGCCAGTATCGCACGGGGCGACGTCCACCGGGTTCCCGGAACCGGGGTGTTCATGAATTCCGACCCCACCGACGTGCCGCCGATGATGCTCCATCATCTCAAGCACCATGGGGCCCTCAAGGAGCGGGTGATCTTCCTGTCCCTCCTGGTCGAGAACGTGCCCACGATCGACGAAGCGAAACGCCTCATTCATGCCGACCTGACCGGCGGATTCCACCGGCTGGTGGCCCGGTATGGCTTCATGGAGTCACCCGATGTCCCGGCACTCCTACCGCAGCTGGCCCGGTTCGGGATCGTGGTCGGTCCGATGCAGGTGTCTTACTTCCTGGGCCGGGAAACCCTGCTGCCCACCGGCAGCGGCAAGCTGGCTGGTTGGCGAAAACGGCTCTTCATTCTGATGACTCGAAACGCCCAGTCCGCCTCCGGTTTCTTCAACCTGCCCCCGAATCGGGTAGTAGAGATGGGCGCCCAAGTGCAGATCTAA
- a CDS encoding potassium transporter Kup, which yields MTGERQEPTGKALGILSFSALGVVFGDIGTSPLYALKECFIGTHAVPLTPENVYGILSLVFWSLTFLISFKYLVNMLRADNRGEGGVLALLALTKPGEIKTSAKWLLVSLGLFGSTMIYGDGIITPAISVLGAVDGLKVAAPALGPWVMWISVVIIIGLFAVQSRGTAAVGALFGPVTAVWFVCISILGVRGIMLDPTVLKAINPWHAVAFFLRDPRDGFIVLSAVVLVVTGGEALYADMGHFGKRPIRLAWLGMVFPALVLNYFGQGALLLTRPEAISNPFYGLVPGWALYPMVGIATAAAVTASQALISGSFSLTQQALQLGYVPRLKILHTSRSEVGQIYMPAVNWTLMVACVLLVLAFRDAESLAGTYGVAVTMTMMTTTVLFCSIAGARFGWSRFKVVSFGGVLLVVEGTFLASNLTKIPHGGWLPLLIGVVIFVVMATWKKGRTILATKLRDESFPLELLVKDVGTKVPRVDGTAVFMSSDPTGAPPVLLHHLKHNKVLHQRVVFLSIVNHLVPQVAPADRIAVTDLGGGFFTVLAHFGFMETADVPKVLEALVSHGLSIEIRNTSFYLGRETLIPIKRKGEDFGEKLIRRMPMWRKRLFVLMANNARPATAFFNLPPNRVVEMGAQIQI from the coding sequence ATGACCGGCGAACGCCAGGAACCAACCGGCAAAGCGCTAGGGATTTTGTCGTTCTCGGCCCTCGGCGTCGTCTTCGGCGACATCGGCACCAGCCCGCTCTACGCCTTGAAGGAGTGCTTCATCGGCACCCACGCGGTGCCGCTGACCCCGGAGAACGTCTACGGGATCCTCTCGCTGGTCTTCTGGAGCCTCACTTTTCTGATTTCGTTCAAGTATCTGGTCAACATGCTCCGGGCCGACAACCGCGGGGAGGGCGGGGTCCTGGCTTTGCTGGCGCTGACCAAGCCCGGTGAAATCAAGACGTCCGCCAAATGGCTGCTGGTGTCGCTCGGGCTTTTCGGCTCGACGATGATCTATGGCGACGGGATCATTACCCCGGCCATTTCGGTGCTGGGCGCTGTCGACGGCCTCAAGGTGGCGGCCCCGGCGCTGGGCCCGTGGGTCATGTGGATCAGTGTGGTGATCATCATTGGGCTGTTTGCCGTTCAGAGCCGGGGCACAGCGGCGGTGGGCGCCCTTTTTGGACCGGTTACCGCGGTCTGGTTTGTGTGCATTTCGATTCTTGGGGTCCGGGGCATCATGCTCGACCCGACCGTGCTGAAGGCAATCAATCCTTGGCATGCGGTGGCCTTCTTCCTCCGCGACCCGCGGGACGGGTTCATCGTGCTGTCGGCGGTGGTGCTGGTCGTGACGGGTGGGGAGGCCCTGTACGCCGACATGGGTCATTTCGGCAAGCGGCCGATCCGGTTGGCTTGGCTCGGCATGGTTTTCCCGGCGTTGGTGCTCAACTACTTCGGTCAGGGCGCGTTGTTGTTGACTCGGCCGGAGGCGATCAGCAACCCGTTTTACGGGCTGGTGCCGGGGTGGGCGCTCTATCCGATGGTCGGGATCGCGACCGCGGCGGCGGTCACGGCGTCCCAGGCGTTGATCTCGGGATCGTTTTCCCTGACCCAGCAGGCGCTTCAACTCGGGTACGTCCCGCGCCTCAAAATTCTCCATACATCCCGGTCGGAGGTGGGCCAGATCTACATGCCCGCCGTCAATTGGACGTTGATGGTGGCCTGCGTGTTGCTGGTGCTGGCCTTTCGGGATGCCGAGAGCCTCGCGGGGACCTACGGGGTGGCCGTGACGATGACGATGATGACCACGACCGTGTTGTTTTGTTCTATTGCCGGCGCTCGATTCGGGTGGAGTCGGTTCAAGGTCGTGTCGTTCGGTGGGGTGCTCCTGGTGGTTGAAGGGACGTTTCTCGCCTCGAACCTGACGAAGATCCCGCATGGCGGTTGGCTTCCCCTCTTGATCGGGGTGGTGATTTTCGTGGTGATGGCTACCTGGAAAAAGGGCCGAACGATTCTGGCGACAAAACTTCGAGACGAATCCTTCCCGCTCGAGTTGTTGGTCAAGGACGTTGGCACGAAAGTGCCCCGGGTCGACGGGACGGCGGTGTTCATGAGTTCCGATCCCACCGGCGCGCCACCGGTGCTGCTCCATCATCTCAAACACAACAAGGTGCTCCACCAGCGAGTCGTGTTCCTGTCGATCGTCAACCATTTGGTCCCGCAGGTTGCCCCGGCCGACCGGATCGCGGTCACGGATCTGGGCGGCGGGTTCTTCACCGTGCTCGCCCATTTTGGTTTCATGGAAACGGCCGACGTCCCCAAAGTGCTCGAGGCCCTTGTCAGTCACGGACTGAGCATCGAGATCCGGAACACCAGCTTCTACCTGGGCCGCGAAACCCTGATCCCGATCAAACGGAAAGGCGAAGACTTCGGCGAGAAGCTCATCCGCCGGATGCCGATGTGGCGGAAGCGGCTCTTCGTCCTAATGGCCAACAACGCCCGCCCCGCTACCGCCTTCTTCAACTTGCCGCCGAACCGGGTCGTCGAAATGGGCGCCCAAATTCAGATTTAG